The following nucleotide sequence is from Staphylococcus chromogenes.
CTAATTCTCGACGACACATTGTAAGTGCATGGAATCCCGCCGAAATTGATTCAATGGCATTACCCCCATGTCACACACTTTTTCAATTTTATGTCCAAGATAATACGTTAAGTTGTCAACTTTACCAAAGAAGTGCAGACATATTTCTAGGTGTTCCTTTTAATATCGCAAGCTATAGCTTACTTACACACTTAATTGCTAAAGAATGTGGCTTAGAGGTTGGGGAATTCATTCATACATTTGGAGATGCACATATTTACAGTAATCATATTAATGCAGTAAAAACGCAATTATCACGTACGAGCTATCAACCGCCAACGTTAAAAATAAACACAGATAAGTCTATATTTGACATTGAATACGAGGATTTAGAAATCATTAATTATCAAAGTCATCCCATGATAAAAGCACCTATTGCTGTATAATCATAATGTAAAAACAAGTTTATTTTAATTAATAAGGAAATAAAGTATAGGAGTGAGGCGTATGACTTTATCAATCCTAGTTGCTCATGATAAACAAAGAGGGATTGGATTTAATAATCAACTCCCATGGCATCTACCTAATGATTTAAAATTTGTTAAAAAACTATCTACTGGCAATACATTAGTGATGGGACGGTCAACTTATGAATCTATCGGAAAACCATTGCCTAATCGCAGAAATGTAGTCCTTACACGAAACAAAGATTTCAAAGCAGAAGGCGTTGATGTCATTCATGACGTAAATGACATTGAAAAATTAGAAGGCCATGTGTTCATTTTTGGTGGTCAATCTTTATTTGAGATGTTTATAGATAAAGTAGATGACATGTACATTACTGTCATTGATGAAACTTTCCAAGCCGACACCTTCTTTCCACCTTATTCATTTGAAGATTGGGAAGTCGAATCTGCTGTCGAAGGCGAAATCGATGAAAAAAATAAATATCCGCATACATTTTTACATTTAATTCGGAAGTAATCTTGGAGGTCACACACATGCAACGTATTATAGTAACTGATTCAACATCAGATTTAGATCAAACATACTTGGCAGAGAATAATATTCATATTGTTCCGCTAAGTGTCACAGTGAATGGAAAATCCTATATCGATCAAGAGGAAATTTCCTCAGAAGAATTTATTCAATTTTTAGATAATGACGAGAATGATTTAAAAACAAGTCAACCCCCATTAGGACAATTTGTTGAAACGTATGAAACGTTGACTAAAGATGGCGCTGAAGTCATTAGTATCCATTTATCTTCTGGACTAAGTGGAACGTACCAAACTGCCGTTCAAGCTAGCGAAATGGTAGACGGCAAAGTGACTGTTATTGACTCAAAATCAATTGCCTATGGCTTAGGCTATCAAATCCAACATATCGTCGAATGGCTAAATGAAGGATTATCGACTGAAGTTATTTTGGATAAAATTCAACAATTGCAAAAGAATATTATGCTTTATGTTGTGATAGGCAAGTTAGATCGTCTTATCAAAGGTGGACGAATTAGCAAAACAAAAGGGATGCTCGGCAATCTCATGAAAATCAAACCAATTGGCGTTTTAAACGATGGTAATTTAGAATTGGTTCACAGTTCGAGAACTCAAGGCGCTTGTGCTAAATATATCGCTAAAGATTTAGCATCCTTTTTAGGAAATGATAAAATAAAATCTGTTGCTATTTCTCATGCGAATGCTGTGGATTTTTTAGACAAAGTTAAAGAAAAATTAGATGAGACTTTTAGTTTTTCGAATTTCCATACAAGTTTCACAACACCTGTGATTTCAACGCATACAGGCACAGGTGCCATTGGACTTGTTGTTTTAAAGGAACAAAATTAATTAAAGCGAGGTAATGTTATGGCAATTGCAACATTCGCTGGAGGATGTTTTTGGTGTCTAGTTAAGCCTTTTGATACTTACGACGGGGTCCACTCTGTGGTTTCAGGGTATAGCGGGGGACATGTTGAAAACCCGACTTATGAACAAGTTTGTTCAGATACAACTGGTCATGTAGAAGCCGTACAAATCGACTTTGACCCTGAAATCATAAGTTATAAAGACTTATTGGATGTTTACTTTAAAACATTTGATCCAACTGACAATGGAGGTCAATTTTTTGATAGAGGTGAACATTACCGTCCGGTTATTTTTTACCATGATGAAGCACAAAAATCTCAAGCGCTTGATAAGATTAAAGCTTTAAATGAAGCCAAAATATTTAATCAACCGGTCATTACACCTGTTGAACCTTATCAAAACTTTTATCCAGCAGAAGAATATCATCAAAATTACTACCGTAAAAACCCAATGCATTATGCACAGTATCAGCTTGGTTCTGGGCGAAAAGCTTTTATAGATCGACATTGGAGTGATCAAAATGATTAAAAAAGATAAAAAAGATTTAACAGATTTAGAATATTTAGTAACCCAACAAGATGGAACCGAACCTCCATTTGAAAATGAATATTGGAATCATTATGATAAGGGTATCTATGTTGATAAAATCTCAGGTAAACCTCTATTTACATCAGAGGATAAATTCGAATCGAATTGCGGATGGCCTAGCTTTTCAAAAGCAATTGATGACGAAGATATTATTGAACTTGTTGATAAATCGTTTGGAATGATTCGTACAGAAGTGCGTTCAGAAACAAGTAATAGTCATCTTGGTCATGTCTTTAATGATGGACCCCGTGAACGTGGGGGATTACGCTATTGTATTAATTCAGCGGCCATCCAATTTATCCCATATGACAAACTTGAAGAACTTGGTTACGGAGATTTAATTCAGCATTTTGAACAATAAAGGAGCGATGAAGGATGTTTAAGAAATTATTTGGAAAAGGTAATGAAGCGAGTAAAGAAGTTGAAGTGTTTACACCGATAAGTGGAGATTACGTCAAAATTGAAGATATTCCCGATCCTGTATTTGCACAAAAGATGATGGGCGAAGGATTCGGTGTAAAACCATCTGAGGGAATTGTTGTTTCACCTATTTCAGGTGTTGTAGACAATGTTTTCCCAACAAAACATGCGATTGGTCTTAAAGCAGACAATGGCATCGAAGTTTTAGTACACATCGGTTTAGATACTGTTCAACTTAATGGTGAAGGATTTAAAACTTTTGTGGAAAGTGGTGACCACGTGAACGTGGGTGATAAATTAGTAGAATTCGATATGAATTATATCGATGAACATGCTAAATCAACAATTTCACCTGTCATTATTACAAATACAGATCAAACAGAGCATCTTGAAATTTTGGATGCGACAACTTTAACAAAAGGTGAAACTAAAGTAATTGACGTAACGGTGAAATAATGAAAGATGCTTCTTTTTATCATTTCCTCCTCACCGTTAGAGGACGACCAAATGACGAAGGTGCCTTTGCTGAAATGGCGTACCAAGATTTAGACTTTCCTAAACATGAAAATGATTTTAATGTCTTATCTGAATATATTGAAACTGAAGGCAATTATACGTTATCCATGTCGATTTTTGATGGTTTGTTTGACGAATATAAAGAATGGCTTCAATTTTAAAATTGCCCTAGAGATGAAGATATATGGATGCCAATTGATATCATTTCAAGTCTAAATTTGAGGAGTGAGACGAAGAAATCAAATCCTTAGATGATTGATTTCACGCTCACTCCTTTTCTTTTACATATAAAATAAAGGGGTGTTTTAATGTTGCCTCCAAAAGAGAAAACACATTCAAAAGAAAAAAAATACGTATCCTTATCCCATTTTATTATGGGAATTGTATTAACTTTTATTTTAACAGCACTACTCATTTTTGGCGGTATTTATTTATGGCATCAAAAGTCTCAAAATCAACAAGTAAGTGCCAATAGCGAAAAATTAAGTAAAGTCTATGAAACGCTCGCCAATGATTATTATCAAACACCAAATAAAGATAAATTATTAGAAAATGCGATTAATGGTATGACAAAAGGGTTAAAAGACCCATATACAGAATACATTTCAAAAGATAAAACAACAGCTTTTAATGAAGACGTCACAGGTGATTTTGTAGGGATTGGTGCAGAGATGCAACAAAAAGGGAATCAAATTATGATTACGAGTCCAATGAAAGCATCACCTGCAGAAAAAGCTGGACTAAAACCTAAAGACATATTAAAAGCAGTGAATGGGA
It contains:
- a CDS encoding dihydrofolate reductase; this encodes MTLSILVAHDKQRGIGFNNQLPWHLPNDLKFVKKLSTGNTLVMGRSTYESIGKPLPNRRNVVLTRNKDFKAEGVDVIHDVNDIEKLEGHVFIFGGQSLFEMFIDKVDDMYITVIDETFQADTFFPPYSFEDWEVESAVEGEIDEKNKYPHTFLHLIRK
- a CDS encoding DegV family protein, producing the protein MQRIIVTDSTSDLDQTYLAENNIHIVPLSVTVNGKSYIDQEEISSEEFIQFLDNDENDLKTSQPPLGQFVETYETLTKDGAEVISIHLSSGLSGTYQTAVQASEMVDGKVTVIDSKSIAYGLGYQIQHIVEWLNEGLSTEVILDKIQQLQKNIMLYVVIGKLDRLIKGGRISKTKGMLGNLMKIKPIGVLNDGNLELVHSSRTQGACAKYIAKDLASFLGNDKIKSVAISHANAVDFLDKVKEKLDETFSFSNFHTSFTTPVISTHTGTGAIGLVVLKEQN
- the msrA gene encoding peptide-methionine (S)-S-oxide reductase MsrA, producing MAIATFAGGCFWCLVKPFDTYDGVHSVVSGYSGGHVENPTYEQVCSDTTGHVEAVQIDFDPEIISYKDLLDVYFKTFDPTDNGGQFFDRGEHYRPVIFYHDEAQKSQALDKIKALNEAKIFNQPVITPVEPYQNFYPAEEYHQNYYRKNPMHYAQYQLGSGRKAFIDRHWSDQND
- the msrB gene encoding peptide-methionine (R)-S-oxide reductase MsrB, whose translation is MIKKDKKDLTDLEYLVTQQDGTEPPFENEYWNHYDKGIYVDKISGKPLFTSEDKFESNCGWPSFSKAIDDEDIIELVDKSFGMIRTEVRSETSNSHLGHVFNDGPRERGGLRYCINSAAIQFIPYDKLEELGYGDLIQHFEQ
- a CDS encoding PTS sugar transporter subunit IIA — translated: MFKKLFGKGNEASKEVEVFTPISGDYVKIEDIPDPVFAQKMMGEGFGVKPSEGIVVSPISGVVDNVFPTKHAIGLKADNGIEVLVHIGLDTVQLNGEGFKTFVESGDHVNVGDKLVEFDMNYIDEHAKSTISPVIITNTDQTEHLEILDATTLTKGETKVIDVTVK
- a CDS encoding YozE family protein; the encoded protein is MKDASFYHFLLTVRGRPNDEGAFAEMAYQDLDFPKHENDFNVLSEYIETEGNYTLSMSIFDGLFDEYKEWLQF